One stretch of Bacteroidota bacterium DNA includes these proteins:
- the pth gene encoding aminoacyl-tRNA hydrolase produces MKCIVGLGNPGSRYRDTRHNVGCLFIEFLITKFGAKFFESTESYECYQAVIEGSEILLLMPQSYMNNSGIAVREIHQKYSIALDEFLIVYDDFQLPFGTLRLRPKGSDGGHNGLASIIYHTQSDLLPRLRVGVGGATLPEHHTHEAMADYVLAHFDIEEKRLLPQLFLHIHDSCLSWLQSGIQKTMNLYNKNFFSSANAE; encoded by the coding sequence GTGAAATGCATCGTAGGTTTAGGAAATCCTGGAAGCCGGTATCGAGATACGCGGCATAATGTTGGATGTCTCTTTATAGAATTTTTGATCACAAAATTCGGCGCTAAATTCTTTGAGAGTACAGAGTCCTATGAATGTTATCAAGCTGTAATAGAAGGGAGTGAAATCCTTCTGTTGATGCCGCAATCGTATATGAACAACAGCGGAATTGCTGTCCGAGAAATTCATCAAAAATACAGCATCGCACTGGATGAGTTTTTAATCGTGTATGATGATTTTCAACTCCCCTTTGGGACATTGAGGTTACGTCCAAAAGGAAGCGATGGCGGACATAACGGATTGGCTTCAATCATTTATCACACTCAAAGTGATTTGTTACCGAGATTACGCGTGGGGGTTGGCGGTGCAACACTGCCGGAACATCATACTCACGAAGCAATGGCTGATTATGTTTTAGCCCATTTTGATATTGAGGAAAAGAGACTTCTCCCCCAATTATTCCTTCACATACACGATTCGTGTTTGAGCTGGTTACAATCTGGGATTCAAAAGACAATGAATTTGTATAACAAGAATTTTTTCAGTTCCGCAAATGCGGAATGA
- a CDS encoding 50S ribosomal protein L25 — protein sequence MSEVVLNAVVRNEIGKKVNRLRYDEKIPGVYYSRGEENINITATPLAMKPLIYTTNTHLINLKLDNGVTKTCILRDVQFDPISDRPVHFDLQGVKDNEELTVQVPVILSGSPKGVKDGGTLQFIMHKVRVACLPKFIPEHIELNVAELGMNDSIHVRDIKIENVKILDNESAAVVAVVPPTIIKEETPVAGAVDATAVAGAATTVAAEPEVIAKGKKPVEGETAAPAKK from the coding sequence ATGTCAGAAGTAGTATTGAATGCAGTTGTGCGTAATGAGATCGGAAAAAAAGTCAACCGTTTGCGGTATGATGAAAAGATTCCTGGGGTTTATTATTCCCGCGGCGAAGAAAATATCAACATCACTGCCACACCATTAGCAATGAAGCCGTTGATCTATACCACCAACACCCACTTGATCAATTTAAAGCTTGATAACGGTGTAACGAAGACTTGTATTCTTCGGGATGTACAGTTTGACCCGATCTCGGACAGACCCGTACATTTTGATCTTCAAGGCGTAAAAGACAATGAAGAATTGACTGTTCAGGTCCCCGTCATCTTAAGTGGTAGCCCCAAAGGGGTTAAAGACGGTGGAACGTTGCAGTTTATCATGCACAAAGTTCGTGTGGCGTGCTTGCCGAAATTCATCCCGGAACACATTGAACTCAATGTGGCTGAACTTGGTATGAATGATTCGATCCACGTTCGCGACATTAAAATTGAGAATGTAAAGATTCTTGATAATGAATCCGCAGCGGTCGTTGCAGTTGTTCCGCCGACAATCATTAAAGAAGAGACACCAGTTGCAGGTGCAGTGGATGCAACAGCTGTAGCAGGAGCAGCAACAACAGTAGCAGCAGAACCGGAAGTGATTGCAAAGGGAAAGAAACCGGTTGAAGGTGAAACAGCAGCTCCGGCAAAAAAATAA
- a CDS encoding ribose-phosphate pyrophosphokinase codes for MPQLKLFSGRANRPLAENIAHRLGEPLGKLEIQNFSDGEIWVKFIDNVRGADVFIIQTTVPPADNLLELLITVDAAKRASARKVTVVIPYFGYARQDRKDQPRVAITSKLIANLITKSGADRVICMDLHAPQIQGFFDIPVDHLYSSVVFVEHLRKQKIPNLTVVSPDVGGIKMARAYAKRLEADLVLIDKRRPAPNVVEVMNIVGDVEGRNVLIVDDLIDTAGTFTNAVSALKKAGAKSVYGACTHPLLSGKALERINASDVEKILVCDTIPLKVESSKIEVMSVAQVFAEAIERCFHNKSISSLFDVDKDKSLDN; via the coding sequence ATGCCGCAATTGAAATTGTTCTCCGGACGAGCTAATCGTCCTTTGGCCGAAAACATCGCTCATCGTCTTGGTGAGCCGCTCGGAAAACTAGAGATTCAAAATTTCAGCGATGGCGAAATTTGGGTAAAGTTCATTGACAATGTCCGGGGCGCTGATGTTTTTATCATTCAAACAACGGTACCCCCTGCAGACAATTTATTGGAATTACTGATTACCGTTGATGCGGCAAAACGGGCATCGGCAAGAAAAGTCACTGTCGTAATTCCATATTTTGGTTATGCACGGCAAGATAGAAAAGATCAACCGCGTGTTGCTATCACGTCGAAACTGATTGCAAACCTGATCACAAAGTCTGGTGCTGATCGTGTTATTTGCATGGATCTTCATGCCCCGCAGATCCAGGGATTTTTTGATATTCCCGTGGATCATTTGTATTCGTCAGTGGTCTTTGTGGAACATTTACGAAAGCAAAAGATTCCAAATCTGACGGTTGTGTCTCCCGATGTTGGCGGCATCAAAATGGCGCGCGCATATGCAAAACGATTGGAAGCTGATCTTGTATTGATCGATAAACGACGTCCTGCTCCCAACGTTGTAGAAGTAATGAATATTGTTGGAGATGTTGAGGGAAGAAATGTTTTGATCGTTGATGATTTAATTGATACGGCCGGAACATTCACCAATGCAGTTTCTGCCTTAAAGAAAGCAGGAGCAAAATCGGTCTATGGTGCTTGCACGCATCCTCTGCTTTCGGGAAAAGCGCTAGAACGCATTAATGCCAGCGATGTGGAAAAGATTCTTGTGTGTGATACGATTCCTCTCAAAGTGGAATCCTCAAAAATAGAAGTGATGTCGGTAGCACAAGTTTTTGCAGAAGCAATTGAACGTTGTTTCCATAATAAATCGATCAGCTCATTGTTCGATGTAGACAAAGACAAAAGTTTAGATAATTAA
- a CDS encoding alpha/beta fold hydrolase, with translation MTDIEQIQFVLTTPSGAPLRGDLRWNNQLAESHKKNLPVIIVCHGFKAFKDWGPFPAIGRYFARHGFLSIVLNFSHNGIGEEPRKFVEHERFANNTVSLEIEDVQTVLDEISGDSFGLSFVDRSKIGVVGHSRGGAVALITAKEDKRVKAIAVWSTIAHFNRYTDEQRRRWREKGFVQLHSVSSQKIFQINTALLDDIENNAERLDIIKAVEKLQKPLLIIHGTADIPAKIEEAETLYGVADKQLTKFVKLEGVGHMYGAKHPYKDESPTMNHVLEITTGWFQTQFYPEV, from the coding sequence ATGACCGATATTGAACAGATCCAATTTGTATTAACTACTCCATCCGGAGCGCCTCTACGAGGCGATCTACGATGGAACAATCAGTTAGCCGAATCTCATAAGAAAAATCTTCCGGTCATTATTGTTTGTCATGGTTTCAAAGCATTTAAGGATTGGGGACCATTTCCGGCAATTGGAAGATATTTTGCGCGACATGGATTTCTCTCGATAGTTCTCAATTTTTCGCATAACGGTATCGGGGAAGAGCCGAGAAAATTTGTCGAGCACGAAAGATTTGCCAATAATACGGTATCGCTCGAAATTGAAGACGTTCAAACTGTGTTGGATGAGATTTCCGGCGATTCTTTTGGATTATCTTTTGTTGATCGGTCAAAGATTGGAGTCGTCGGACATTCTCGAGGCGGGGCAGTTGCACTGATTACGGCAAAGGAAGATAAAAGAGTGAAAGCAATTGCCGTTTGGTCCACGATTGCTCATTTCAATAGATATACTGATGAACAACGGCGGAGATGGAGAGAGAAGGGATTTGTTCAACTGCATTCTGTGAGTAGTCAAAAAATATTTCAAATCAACACTGCATTGCTCGACGACATTGAAAATAATGCAGAGCGGTTGGACATTATTAAGGCGGTTGAAAAATTACAAAAGCCATTGTTGATTATTCACGGCACTGCAGATATTCCTGCAAAGATTGAAGAAGCAGAAACATTATATGGAGTGGCGGACAAACAGCTGACAAAATTTGTGAAGTTGGAAGGTGTGGGTCATATGTATGGAGCGAAACATCCATACAAGGATGAAAGTCCGACAATGAATCATGTATTAGAAATAACAACAGGTTGGTTTCAAACACAATTTTACCCGGAGGTGTAA
- a CDS encoding biotin transporter BioY: MEVLRKKFIMDSSQTQSSTLAQAGWISLFAALTSLGAQIEIPHQPIPFTLQTFFVLLSGAFLGPRNGFIAQIIYIGAGAIGLPVFSGASFGMARIFGITGGYLLSFPIAAALIGYLISLRKGYVWTIVSMFLGLVVVFTIGSLYLNFVALHNIQQAIMSGFLIFSWWDVLKLTAAAAIYNEFSKRYKKLPA; the protein is encoded by the coding sequence ATGGAAGTATTACGAAAGAAATTTATTATGGATTCTTCACAAACACAATCATCGACTCTTGCGCAAGCAGGATGGATATCACTTTTCGCTGCACTTACATCCCTTGGTGCACAGATTGAAATTCCGCATCAGCCGATTCCATTTACTCTGCAGACATTTTTTGTGTTACTTTCCGGCGCGTTTCTTGGACCACGCAACGGATTTATTGCGCAAATAATTTATATCGGTGCAGGTGCTATTGGTCTTCCGGTATTCTCCGGTGCATCATTTGGAATGGCAAGAATATTTGGTATCACCGGCGGATATTTATTGAGCTTTCCTATCGCTGCGGCATTAATCGGCTATCTCATCAGTCTCCGAAAAGGATATGTGTGGACGATCGTCTCAATGTTTTTAGGATTAGTGGTTGTCTTCACGATCGGTTCTTTGTATTTAAACTTTGTTGCTCTTCATAATATTCAACAAGCTATTATGAGCGGCTTTCTGATCTTCTCTTGGTGGGATGTTCTGAAATTAACTGCCGCAGCGGCAATTTATAATGAGTTTTCGAAACGATATAAAAAACTACCGGCGTAA
- a CDS encoding ribonuclease H-like domain-containing protein, translating into MSRIVFDIETLGYPLESFDRETQSYLLRFADSEEKIEEVKKNLNLHPLTAQILCIALFNPDSQKGKVFFQSDRNEEYFSDNKRCHFISGSEEHLLQEFWKIIPKYEQFITFNGRGFDCPFVMLRSAKFGIKTSRNLMPYRYDSEVHCDLLEQLTYYQVTRRFSLDFYCKSFGIESPKAKGITGLDMRKLYEEKRFHDIAEYCFGDVLATAELHKRWNDFLNFH; encoded by the coding sequence ATGAGCAGGATCGTCTTCGATATTGAAACGCTAGGGTATCCTCTGGAATCCTTCGATAGAGAAACACAATCATATCTCCTCCGATTTGCCGACAGTGAAGAAAAAATCGAAGAGGTAAAAAAGAATCTCAATCTCCATCCGCTGACTGCTCAAATTCTCTGCATTGCTCTCTTCAATCCCGACTCTCAAAAAGGAAAAGTGTTTTTCCAATCCGATCGTAATGAAGAGTATTTTTCCGATAACAAACGATGCCATTTTATTTCGGGATCGGAAGAACATCTCTTACAGGAATTTTGGAAGATTATCCCTAAATATGAACAATTCATCACCTTTAATGGACGAGGATTTGATTGTCCGTTTGTGATGCTTCGGTCTGCGAAGTTTGGGATTAAAACTAGCCGGAATTTAATGCCCTATCGTTATGATTCAGAAGTGCATTGCGATCTGCTTGAGCAACTGACCTATTATCAGGTAACGAGGCGCTTCAGTTTGGATTTTTATTGCAAATCATTTGGTATCGAAAGCCCGAAGGCAAAAGGAATTACTGGTCTGGATATGCGAAAGCTGTATGAAGAAAAACGGTTTCACGATATTGCAGAGTATTGCTTCGGTGATGTTCTTGCCACAGCGGAATTGCATAAGCGGTGGAACGATTTTCTCAATTTCCACTGA
- a CDS encoding AI-2E family transporter, giving the protein MKEDKNFFRSRQWKVFLVTMAIALPIFILSTFEDLFLILVISFTLTFILKPIVDYIENLGAARWIAVLIVFMGLGSLAALAVVMLFPVISNQVSQISAAFSKEHLTIMLNDLSKQISTEVPFLKSESIREQLNSTLVSFGNSAAEALSGLLSTVATLAIVPFITFFLLSDYYNMQKSLIRSMPNKYFEMALNIIYKIEDQLSKYIRGTVTESVIVGMIYTIIYFFLGINYATVLGLIGGFTNVIPFAGPFIGAIPTLLISIVQFGDLRMLIPIAVATIAVQQIDQMFVQPAVFSKIMDIHPLTMFLVILIGNETLGVMGMVLAVPIYTIVLVTAKETNWGLKNYKITQA; this is encoded by the coding sequence ATGAAAGAAGACAAAAACTTTTTCCGCAGCCGTCAATGGAAAGTATTTCTAGTAACAATGGCGATCGCTTTACCGATTTTCATCCTCTCCACATTTGAAGATCTATTTCTCATTCTTGTCATATCCTTCACATTAACATTCATCCTAAAACCGATCGTTGATTATATCGAAAATCTTGGTGCAGCACGATGGATTGCCGTATTGATTGTCTTTATGGGACTGGGAAGTTTAGCAGCACTGGCAGTAGTAATGCTTTTTCCCGTCATCTCCAATCAGGTGTCTCAAATTTCAGCAGCATTCAGCAAAGAACATTTAACCATTATGCTGAACGATTTGAGCAAACAAATCTCAACTGAGGTTCCGTTCCTAAAATCGGAGTCAATCCGTGAACAATTGAATAGTACGCTTGTTTCCTTCGGCAATTCCGCAGCCGAAGCACTTTCCGGCCTGCTCAGCACGGTCGCAACGCTCGCTATTGTTCCTTTTATTACGTTTTTTTTATTGAGCGATTATTACAACATGCAAAAATCACTGATTCGCAGTATGCCGAACAAATATTTTGAAATGGCATTGAATATCATTTATAAGATTGAAGATCAGTTGAGCAAATATATTCGCGGTACAGTGACAGAATCTGTGATCGTTGGGATGATTTATACTATTATTTATTTTTTCCTCGGCATTAACTATGCGACCGTGCTTGGTTTGATCGGTGGATTTACCAACGTCATCCCTTTTGCCGGACCGTTCATCGGTGCTATCCCCACGCTGCTTATCTCCATCGTACAATTTGGCGATCTCCGCATGTTGATTCCTATCGCCGTTGCAACGATTGCCGTACAACAGATCGATCAGATGTTCGTTCAACCGGCAGTCTTCAGCAAGATAATGGACATTCATCCTTTGACGATGTTTCTCGTCATCTTAATTGGAAATGAAACCCTTGGTGTGATGGGAATGGTTCTTGCCGTTCCGATCTATACTATTGTCCTTGTAACAGCGAAAGAAACAAACTGGGGGTTAAAAAATTATAAAATCACACAAGCATGA
- a CDS encoding RecX family transcriptional regulator, whose product MIITKIERQKKNKLRFSIFVDEKYAFSVSEDVYARFVLHQGQSLTDSEREVIERAEAESSVKRAALQYRSYRPRSTKQIVEYLEKKGYDDANIQQAIHYLSENMLLNDEEFARMFCRDKLMLKPVGKSSMKQLLFRKGIDRNITEKIIGELYTTESENALALKEGERKYKRVSTLPLITQKKRIYEHLVRRGYDSSLSQKIVSQLVKQ is encoded by the coding sequence ATGATCATCACAAAAATTGAACGGCAAAAAAAGAATAAACTCCGCTTTTCAATTTTTGTTGATGAAAAATATGCATTTAGTGTTAGTGAAGATGTGTATGCTCGATTTGTCCTCCATCAGGGACAGTCATTAACGGATTCTGAACGGGAAGTAATAGAACGGGCAGAAGCGGAATCATCCGTTAAACGAGCTGCATTGCAATATCGGTCATATCGTCCCCGTTCAACAAAACAGATTGTTGAATATTTAGAAAAAAAAGGATATGACGACGCCAATATTCAACAGGCAATTCACTATCTCTCTGAAAACATGCTTTTGAACGATGAAGAATTTGCCAGAATGTTCTGCCGGGATAAATTGATGCTGAAACCGGTTGGTAAATCATCGATGAAACAATTGCTCTTTAGAAAAGGGATCGACCGGAATATTACAGAGAAAATTATCGGAGAGTTGTACACGACCGAATCAGAAAATGCTCTTGCACTGAAAGAAGGGGAACGGAAATATAAACGTGTCTCAACACTCCCCCTCATCACTCAGAAAAAAAGGATTTACGAACATTTAGTCAGAAGAGGGTATGACTCTTCTCTTTCACAAAAAATTGTATCACAATTGGTAAAACAATGA
- the recA gene encoding recombinase RecA, whose amino-acid sequence MAEDKDAKVQALKVAIEQIEKQHGKGSIMRLTDGPIMKIDVISTGSISLDNALGVGGVPRGRVIEIYGPESSGKTTICLHIIAEAQKTGGICAFIDAEHALDTGYARKLGVDTSSLLLSQPEYGEQALEIVETLVRSGALDVVVIDSVAALTPRAEIEGEMGDPTMGVHARLMSQALRKLTSAISKSKTTVIFTNQLRMKIGIMFGNPETTTGGNALKFYASIRMDVRRIEAIKDGTNVIGNRTKVKVVKNKVAPPFKEVQFDILYNEGISKLGDLIDVAVENNIINKSGSWFSYKEERIGQGRDSVKAFLTGNDALTKQIDSEVRVKLGINAAAISKDSESDEKPVKESKKAK is encoded by the coding sequence ATGGCTGAAGACAAAGACGCAAAAGTTCAAGCGCTCAAAGTTGCGATTGAACAAATAGAAAAGCAACACGGAAAAGGTTCCATCATGAGATTGACCGATGGACCGATCATGAAAATTGATGTGATCTCCACAGGATCGATCTCGCTGGATAATGCACTTGGCGTCGGCGGTGTTCCTCGAGGACGAGTGATTGAAATTTATGGACCGGAATCTTCCGGTAAAACAACCATCTGTCTGCATATTATTGCCGAAGCCCAAAAGACCGGCGGTATTTGCGCATTCATCGATGCTGAACACGCACTTGATACCGGATATGCACGCAAACTGGGAGTTGATACTTCTTCCCTTCTTCTCTCCCAACCGGAATACGGTGAACAAGCTCTGGAGATTGTTGAAACACTCGTACGCAGCGGTGCGCTGGATGTTGTTGTCATCGATTCTGTTGCCGCTTTGACTCCCCGCGCAGAAATTGAAGGAGAAATGGGAGATCCAACCATGGGCGTTCACGCACGATTAATGTCGCAAGCGCTTCGCAAATTGACATCAGCAATTTCAAAATCGAAAACTACCGTCATCTTTACCAATCAACTCCGAATGAAGATTGGTATCATGTTTGGCAATCCGGAAACAACCACCGGTGGAAATGCATTGAAATTTTACGCATCCATCCGTATGGACGTCCGGCGCATTGAAGCGATTAAAGACGGCACAAACGTAATCGGTAACCGGACAAAAGTAAAAGTGGTAAAGAATAAAGTTGCACCACCGTTTAAGGAAGTTCAGTTTGACATTCTCTATAATGAGGGTATTTCAAAACTTGGCGATCTGATTGATGTGGCTGTTGAAAATAATATTATCAACAAAAGCGGTTCATGGTTCTCCTATAAAGAAGAACGTATCGGTCAAGGGCGGGATTCGGTAAAAGCATTTTTGACAGGAAATGACGCTTTGACAAAACAAATCGATTCAGAAGTTCGCGTAAAACTTGGCATCAACGCTGCAGCAATTTCAAAGGATAGTGAATCCGACGAAAAGCCCGTGAAAGAGTCAAAAAAAGCAAAATAA
- a CDS encoding competence/damage-inducible protein A, whose amino-acid sequence MTAEIITIGDELLIGQIINTNQAYIAERLNGVGIYCDRMTTVGDQPKTIEETFSTAFDRADVVCVTGGLGPTHDDITKKMVCEFFKTDLVMHEETLSHIKLLAQRRNIAMIQSNIDQALVPRSCTVIPNPVGTAPGMMFEQRGKYFFVMPGVPFEMKEMIDQWIIPFLEKKNVGSVVRHRTLKTTGIGESMLANEIGNIDEVIGTDGTTTLAFLPNPMGTKLRITVKDKTHESAETKLKHAERVLRSKVEKYIYSDDEKDLEDVIGALLKERKLTLTTAESCTGGLIANRITNVPGSSEYFLGGFVVYHNQLKIDELSVPEKLITDHGAVSKEVAAAMAHGARIKTKADIALSTTGIAGPSGGTPEKPVGLCWIGYADSQSNFALKFNFGDNRTRFKERASQAALELLRRKCLKLQ is encoded by the coding sequence ATGACAGCAGAAATTATCACGATCGGCGATGAATTACTCATCGGTCAGATCATTAATACCAATCAAGCCTATATCGCTGAACGTCTGAATGGAGTGGGAATATACTGCGACCGTATGACTACGGTTGGCGATCAACCAAAGACGATTGAAGAAACATTTTCCACTGCGTTTGATCGCGCCGATGTTGTGTGTGTCACCGGCGGACTCGGGCCAACGCACGACGATATCACCAAAAAAATGGTGTGTGAATTTTTCAAGACCGATCTTGTGATGCACGAAGAGACTCTCTCCCACATTAAATTGTTAGCGCAACGTAGAAACATTGCAATGATCCAATCGAATATCGATCAAGCCCTTGTTCCAAGAAGTTGCACCGTCATCCCTAATCCTGTCGGAACAGCGCCGGGAATGATGTTTGAACAGCGAGGGAAATATTTCTTCGTGATGCCAGGCGTTCCGTTTGAGATGAAGGAAATGATCGACCAATGGATCATTCCATTTTTAGAGAAAAAAAATGTTGGTTCTGTAGTTCGCCATCGCACACTGAAAACAACCGGAATCGGCGAATCGATGCTCGCCAATGAAATCGGGAATATCGATGAAGTTATTGGAACAGATGGAACGACAACCCTTGCATTCCTTCCCAATCCCATGGGGACGAAACTACGAATTACCGTCAAAGACAAAACCCATGAATCTGCAGAAACGAAATTGAAGCATGCTGAACGTGTGCTGCGTTCAAAGGTTGAGAAATATATTTATTCCGATGATGAAAAGGATCTTGAAGATGTTATTGGAGCGTTATTAAAGGAACGGAAACTGACGTTGACCACGGCAGAATCGTGCACGGGCGGTTTAATTGCCAATCGGATTACGAATGTGCCGGGAAGTTCAGAGTATTTTCTTGGGGGATTCGTCGTCTACCACAATCAACTAAAAATTGATGAACTCAGCGTTCCGGAAAAACTCATCACCGATCATGGCGCAGTCAGTAAAGAAGTTGCAGCAGCAATGGCGCACGGCGCACGGATCAAAACAAAGGCAGATATTGCTCTTTCAACAACCGGCATTGCCGGTCCTTCAGGCGGCACTCCCGAAAAACCTGTCGGTTTATGTTGGATCGGTTATGCGGATTCCCAATCGAACTTCGCACTGAAATTTAATTTTGGTGACAACCGCACTCGCTTTAAGGAACGTGCATCTCAGGCTGCACTTGAATTATTAAGAAGAAAGTGCCTGAAATTACAATAA
- a CDS encoding phosphatidylglycerophosphatase A: MEQSQNNIPTETPALDFLTKFVGTGFFSGYVPKAPGTAGSVVGLAFMFLPGFRDPFTLIPVTLILFLMGGLAAEKMEKIYGQDPSIVTVDEIVGMWLSLWFIPFTYVNLVLAFVIFRALDILKPYPAVIFDQRTGGWNIMFDDIVAALYTNIIIQVALRINLF; encoded by the coding sequence ATGGAACAATCGCAGAATAATATTCCAACAGAAACTCCTGCGTTGGACTTCTTGACAAAATTTGTTGGAACCGGATTCTTTTCAGGATACGTTCCAAAAGCCCCCGGGACTGCAGGGTCTGTTGTCGGACTCGCATTCATGTTCCTTCCCGGTTTTAGAGATCCATTCACGCTGATTCCGGTAACGCTGATTCTCTTTTTAATGGGAGGACTGGCCGCAGAAAAAATGGAAAAAATTTACGGACAAGATCCCAGCATCGTCACGGTGGATGAAATTGTCGGTATGTGGCTCAGTCTCTGGTTTATTCCATTTACATACGTCAATCTTGTTCTCGCGTTTGTCATCTTTCGAGCTTTGGATATTCTTAAACCATACCCTGCCGTTATTTTTGATCAACGGACCGGCGGATGGAATATCATGTTCGATGACATTGTAGCAGCTCTTTATACAAACATCATCATTCAAGTTGCGCTCCGCATCAATCTATTCTAA
- the pgsA gene encoding CDP-diacylglycerol--glycerol-3-phosphate 3-phosphatidyltransferase: MFRIPISPPNQLTLLRILMTPVFLYYLFSENPVDKQIALGIFIIAAITDWYDGYVARRWGFITRWGKFLDPLADKILTSAAFISFIYIGYAEAWMVWIIVFRDFLMTFLRAYAEFKQKPINTSGFAKTKTFFQLIVIYLFLVDYIVRTSDYLNQQFGWFFDIVASPLIMFLLMGLTTFLTALTGIMYLTSNKQIIIELFTTNDNNGTIAE; encoded by the coding sequence ATGTTTCGAATCCCAATTTCGCCTCCGAACCAATTAACACTGCTCAGAATTTTAATGACGCCGGTGTTCCTCTATTATTTATTCTCGGAGAATCCGGTTGACAAACAAATTGCACTTGGGATTTTTATAATCGCAGCCATTACAGATTGGTATGATGGATATGTTGCCAGACGTTGGGGATTTATTACTCGATGGGGAAAGTTTTTAGATCCTCTGGCTGACAAAATCCTCACATCTGCGGCATTCATATCATTCATCTATATTGGATACGCTGAAGCGTGGATGGTTTGGATCATTGTCTTTCGCGATTTTTTGATGACATTTCTGCGAGCGTATGCTGAGTTCAAACAGAAACCGATCAACACGAGCGGATTTGCCAAAACAAAAACTTTTTTTCAATTGATTGTCATTTATCTTTTTTTGGTAGATTATATTGTCAGAACTTCAGACTATCTCAATCAACAGTTCGGATGGTTTTTTGATATCGTTGCTTCGCCTCTGATCATGTTCCTCTTGATGGGACTGACAACATTTTTGACAGCACTTACAGGAATAATGTATTTGACCTCTAACAAACAAATTATTATTGAATTGTTTACAACGAATGATAACAATGGAACAATCGCAGAATAA